A genome region from Chlorobaculum tepidum TLS includes the following:
- the cas4 gene encoding CRISPR-associated protein Cas4, with product MYAETDFIALSALQHYVFCPRQCALIHLEQVWSENLYTAEGREMHERADSAVTSYREGVKVTRSVPLRSAVLGVSGVADVVEWHRREGGFEPFPVEYKRGKPKKHDADKVQLCAQAMCLEEMRSCAIPSGALFYGQTMRRLDVVFDEVLRSKTVAAAAGVHGLFSLGVTPHPEFGPKCKLCSLVDECLPEVLERHGSAKRYVQKLYRELSGEEI from the coding sequence ATGTACGCCGAAACCGATTTTATTGCTTTGTCCGCTTTGCAGCATTACGTCTTTTGTCCGCGGCAGTGTGCACTGATTCACCTCGAACAGGTCTGGAGCGAGAATCTGTACACTGCCGAGGGGCGAGAGATGCATGAGCGGGCTGACAGCGCCGTCACCTCGTACCGCGAGGGCGTGAAAGTTACACGCAGCGTGCCGTTGCGAAGCGCTGTTCTTGGCGTCTCCGGCGTGGCCGATGTAGTGGAGTGGCACCGGAGAGAGGGCGGGTTTGAGCCGTTTCCGGTGGAGTACAAACGCGGCAAGCCGAAAAAGCACGATGCCGACAAGGTGCAGCTTTGCGCGCAGGCAATGTGTCTCGAAGAGATGCGCTCGTGCGCGATTCCTTCAGGGGCGCTGTTTTACGGCCAGACAATGCGACGGCTCGATGTAGTTTTCGATGAGGTGTTACGCTCCAAAACTGTTGCAGCGGCCGCGGGTGTGCATGGGCTGTTTTCGTTGGGCGTGACGCCTCATCCGGAATTTGGCCCGAAGTGCAAACTGTGTTCGCTTGTCGATGAATGTCTGCCCGAGGTACTCGAACGCCACGGTTCGGCAAAACGGTACGTCCAAAAGTTATATCGTGAACTCTCCGGGGAGGAAATTTGA
- the cas7c gene encoding type I-C CRISPR-associated protein Cas7/Csd2 gives MTTVDKRYDFVVLFDVQDGNPNGDPDAGNLPRIDAETGMGLVTDVCLKRKVRNYVQLLGQDIFIKEKAILNNKIDEAYKALNIDLNAAPADSKDGSKRNKPGVAQGGEVDKGRVQMCTKYYDIRAFGAVMSTGANAGQVRGPIQMTFARSVEPVVALEHSITRMAVATEAEAEKQSGDNRTMGRKYTVPYGLYRAHGFVSANLASQTGFSAEDLDLFWDALLNMFEHDRSAARGLMSTRGLYVFEHSSALGNAPASQLFERITVKRKEDSEGPARSFKDYEVLVDESNLGEVKLLRKLG, from the coding sequence ATGACTACTGTCGATAAACGCTATGATTTCGTTGTGCTTTTCGATGTTCAGGACGGCAACCCGAATGGCGATCCCGATGCGGGTAATCTTCCTCGAATCGATGCTGAAACCGGCATGGGACTTGTAACCGATGTTTGTTTGAAGCGAAAGGTTAGAAATTATGTACAGTTGTTAGGACAAGACATTTTCATCAAGGAGAAGGCGATTCTGAATAACAAGATTGATGAAGCTTATAAGGCGCTGAATATCGATTTGAATGCTGCGCCAGCAGATTCAAAAGACGGATCGAAACGCAACAAACCAGGTGTGGCTCAGGGCGGAGAGGTTGACAAAGGGCGAGTTCAGATGTGTACAAAATACTATGATATTCGCGCCTTCGGGGCCGTGATGTCAACCGGGGCTAATGCCGGTCAAGTACGTGGCCCGATTCAGATGACGTTTGCCCGTTCGGTCGAGCCTGTCGTGGCGCTGGAGCACAGCATTACCCGCATGGCTGTTGCCACTGAAGCGGAGGCAGAAAAGCAAAGCGGCGATAATCGGACGATGGGACGCAAGTACACCGTTCCGTACGGCTTGTATCGCGCTCATGGGTTCGTTTCGGCAAATCTTGCCAGTCAGACCGGATTTTCCGCAGAAGACCTCGACCTGTTCTGGGACGCTCTGTTGAACATGTTCGAGCATGACCGTTCAGCAGCTCGCGGCTTGATGTCCACTCGCGGCCTGTACGTTTTCGAGCACAGTTCAGCGTTGGGCAATGCTCCGGCAAGCCAGCTTTTCGAGCGGATTACAGTCAAGCGCAAAGAAGATTCCGAAGGCCCGGCACGTTCGTTCAAGGATTACGAAGTGCTGGTTGATGAGTCCAACCTTGGCGAGGTGAAGCTTCTTCGGAAACTCGGATAA